Proteins found in one Poecilia reticulata strain Guanapo linkage group LG6, Guppy_female_1.0+MT, whole genome shotgun sequence genomic segment:
- the cep192 gene encoding centrosomal protein of 192 kDa isoform X1 — translation MAESFYKLEDETFPSFLGRSLDSDRATLENVTLGSGPGLPVAASTVAKIRPSSDNRGDHEEASYLEGRAQQGKSHSSVAGHPKFSLGFKDDLENADDFIATHHLTDMLIKISLDGSSSRNQGSVLGLLPTQTGSVSGRPTELGSDLSTGPLTIVQLDQKNNKKAVAVTSEADRLQAGGLESDSCSGSNSSFLVHEKLMSVDTMNSDVTDDDLDLNNLPDDELETYFNKLVPPATQRGRVEGQEIPVTGVVVAAGYTSDASSEEAHKRRYQFLNQEDFRMPDVRLAATGMDSCPASDEDTEDELETARRNNAKTRLLPSTSRQLVGESNRPSFRPGLEGGSSGDEASSGRGGPSLLPGIGHRRSAEGQVISSPVAGDGGGGDGSSGSEESGNDGGVSTIPVPVKVLTTYDALRGLGIVGSSPLSAEDKKDFSSLPQNMRNGFPRFTQMGDRVGPVGTGEASSSSSVASHTHWSRMLDRQEALDAMESTDCGPTAERVLDSVYLKRLQDPTNDTASLVQSTHGSFHLSQVLDTDLDATDDKAVDEPDGVRHSLGPRGGPCGDVAASEASGGASEDDNPLSTSLESKYFSQSFQQDPEESDEGWTNCPDNMELEFQQGANVGQSVVYQNEEGKWVTDLAYYSNFEKEVEKKLDNSNQLQNEDFLSASDAMEKMMKDQEEFEKEHQFMQFLSISLHQEEQIEPAGGGNSKIHSDSSWKIPPSSHILMRTSQVSSEIRQGDESYLRLSLGQFFSQRSEALGCLGRTDGDDVKRPSFGYIITSPEKREPFPLIQPPDFSFDDNLHLGATVDLGEVDKTLNTEDLDKTLNDAGERLPPKGDPDPQPCKTEDHIGSAMSEYTPGSGSESTMVNQSVLSPDNSSSLMLSISTIASAIENASISTDPSQLAALILGLPKKSRTRSGPESGATHKQAPNTDHHTPLQPDQSTVTEVLQRSICVGETSAFDMEKYLKTNVSGGNDSSDAHTTFNLSSWADGHSSCQKNPLSGCSSRQDRATLQCNAATNCGGPDRSSGPHSSLSSARRTVESRQNSEPFCKNNKSLPRASQSWRKSQSGLPLKAPSSPTQSLRSAGQDLQDGPRGSAEITPGNLTTTLPQSSEKQAEVSGERAQPSQGPLPGMRGHFPEPSVEETQSNFRPSTSPLTHSSPSQTFIPTADTGLHSPSSSNDRLADRRPGPDLSPESVCSSPSLSRLTYISVNDRTALPTPERQKRESTMGLSTTIIRFSPTPPVEPDLQPNPARSLDNMQQSKSLDPLPPLQGKSPELQRSSAPLSCTRSQSECSYPPAPADVIPGFTGHRNLLDSNNRKLTKVDSGYSSNLNIQHTISSAAPPGPQQWGAAPSALSSLYSRGLGMLPPPYTAEALHYVHIPGFKPQCPSMVDLPHKGDVQSILTRRSLVSSPLPLQFLGADAQLHSGAFHMGPPGNCLYNMSSTGSLVIPRPAGPHPLSLPHQSRHEMGIMGKPYSHYGGEPMVTGGLEELRGQVVVPEELRFPHACCVGIASQTSLSLFNPSDRWQQVSITVTSLAIDGEKVDSLPYQWMMVKNKTIIGPKSTEEQKVLLVPPQPGVYQCILSVCSWPASAEMELATRANIFAKRVVLIAVAENPALAIEVGESGFLDFGDLPEGSAKSLPLSLLNRTHATVPIRLVISANATAWRCFTFSKDPVGMTPEATQQAAHMAPLASPSVMNHVMHANYGENPESFMVWVHFKAPQKFRTSSEALGPADEYSARVDIEMDSPGPSHIIRSIPLKAKSGTARVHAPKDLQTVSLFAPLGKCSEQTLPLKNAGNIDVRLKLKISDNSDSFSVTPDELCLRVAEEQGVVLSFKAQSNRKCKESLLTVLVLPSGPQYEVTLKGEVVPFDSGYPAAPSAPVCGPSLTSDIPPILSNKQFVAWGGVTLGRAVQQKLVLRNNSTSTTQQLRLLIRGQDQDCFQLQSLFSPEECLTHHGELSIRPREDVSVHLLFAPTRVACMLAKLEIKQSGVRSSQPGVKFIIPLSGYGGTSNIVLEDQRKHGDGYVATLPDVAVGCVSKVCLCVRNTGSRAAFVKAVAFSDIQSRSIMHSSAMSLAPSQFVLKERTQEVITVLMKSSHRETGLCESASSPLATVCLFCGDEVSRQQYRRLLECKPEAGRKALSENSLLKNIDFTETFLGEERVNEAYDLPLRPNEAHIFYSNTSKVLVSLLGIIKSADSEESKHDKPQLPSDGHCFQADGGFPHGSVSLDVLPVKGPQGPSLKVTGSSSKAPDSQHTQSESWIIHPQQLVLTAPTINGPSSTSQVQIQNNTSGELNFDLSWPAHCLTITPQHGVIEPQSQLQILISPNPSLATKSALLPWSGQIYVQCDGQQKFIKVQIRRDLALDVSAAPADASLSALPAQAATPVLPVPRLGNKPPTSAPDLVEIKNKTITFPATLSGETSEAQLEVQNGEVEVRWYLSSFAPPYVKGVDASEDVYRATYTAFRCSRLSGALGAHEKIQVPVAFLPRDRGTYVQFWDMECHPVSEPQQKSRIRFQLSGTGVKSGPMVLPQEGNCSLVRTEAMVKSNKRADSSASKAGQEEVVRRGVYSPQDLYTFPHTRLGESSTLKVNIRNNSSDRHELRFIKPKEPFHMKHFEYSLRSQHYVKLPVQFKPTTAGKHTGLLLIQSESSGNLVVQLSGEAFL, via the exons ATCTTTCAACTGGTCCTTTGACAATTGTCCAACTGGaccaaaagaacaacaaaaag GCTGTAGCGGTTACATCTGAGGCGGACCGCTTGCAGGCCGGTGGACTGGAAAGTGACTCCTGCAGTGGCAGTAATTCCAGCTTCCTGGTTCATGAAAAGCTAATGTCTGTGGACACCATGAACAGTGATGTGACAG ATGATGACCTTGACCTGAACAACCTGCCTGATGATGAACTAGAAACATATTTCAACAAACTAGTTCCTCCAGCAACACAGAGAGGCAGAGTGGAGGGGCAGGAGATTCCTGTGACG GGAGTCGTGGTTGCTGCAGGTTACACGTCTGATGCAAGTTCAGAAGAGGCACATAAGCGAAGATACCAGTTCCTCAATCAG GAGGACTTTCGGATGCCTGACGTGCGACTCGCTGCTACCGGCATGGACTCGTGTCCAGCCAGTGATGAGGACACTGAGGACGAACTAGAGACGGCCAGAAGGAACAACGCCAAGACACGGCTGTTGCCCAGCACGTCCAGACAGCTG GTTGGAGAAAGTAACCGTCCCAGTTTCAGGCCGGGTTTGGAAGGCGGCAGTTCGGGCGACGAGGCTTCCTCTGGTCGTGGCGGTCCATCGCTGCTTCCTGGGATCGGACACAGACGATCAGCTGAAGGACAGGTCATCAGCTCTCCTGTTGCAG GGGATGGAGGCGGCGGCGACGGCAGCAGTGGCAGTGAGGAAAGTGGAAACGACGGGGGCGTTTCCACCATCCCTgttccagtcaaagtcctgacaACGTACGATGCCCTGCGTGGCCTGGGGATTGTTGGGAGCAGTCCTCTCAGTGCAGAGGACAAAAAGGACTTCAGCAGTCTCCCACAAAACATGAGGAATGGGTTTCCCAGATTTACACAG ATGGGCGACCGTGTCGGTCCTGTAGGAACCGGTGAGGCCAGCTCGTCGTCCTCAGTGGCATCCCACACACACTGGAGCAGGATGCTGGACAGACAGGAGGCCCTG GATGCCATGGAGAGCACAGATTGTGGCCCCACAGCAGAACGAGTCCTGGATTCAGTCTACCTGAAGAGACTGCAGGATCCAACTAACGACACTGCCTCTCTTGTTCAAAGCACACATGGCAGTTTCCATCTTTCCCAG GTGCTGGACACCGACCTGGATGCCACTGATGACAAGGCAGTGGACGAGCCTGATGGGGTCCGGCACTCATTGGGCCCCAGAGGAGGCCCCTGCGGTGACGTGGCAGCTTCCGAAGCTTCCGGTGGTGCAAGTGAAGATGACAATCCTCTGTCCACTTCGCTGGAATCAAAGTATTTCTCCCAGAGCTTCCAGCAGGACCCAGAGGAGTCGGATGAAGGCTGGACCAACTGCCCAGACAACATGGAGCTGGAGTTTCAGCAAG GAGCCAATGTCGGTCAGAGTGTCGTTTACCAGAATGAAGAAGGGAAGTGGGTCACTGACCTGGCTTATTACTCCAACTTTGAGAAAGAGGTTGAGAAGAAATTGGATAATAGCAACCAGTTACAAAATGAGGACTTTCTATCTGCCA GTGATGCTATGGAGAAGATGATGAAGGATCAAGAGGAGTTTGAGAAAGAGCACCAGTTTATGCAG TTTCTGAGTATTTCTCTCCACCAGGAGGAGCAGATTGAGCCAGCAGGTGGAGGCAACAGCAAAATCCACAGTGATTCTTCCTGGAAGATTCCACCCAGCAGCCACATCCTGATGAGGACTTCCCAGGTCTCGTCGGAGATCAGGCAGGGAGATGAAAGCTACCTGCGACTGTCTTTAGGACAATTCTTCAGCCAGCGCTCGGAAGCCCTGGGCTGTCTGGGCAGGACTGATGGAGATGATGTCAAACGG CCATCCTTTGGTTACATCATCACCTCTCCAGAAAAGAGGGAACCTTTTCCACTCATCCAACCACCTGACTTCTCATTTGATGACAACTTGCATCTCGGTGCCACTGTAGACCTTGGTGAAGTAGACAAAACTCTCAACACGG AAGATTTGGACAAAACTCTGAATGATGCTGGTGAAAGGTTGCCACCAAAAGGAGATCCTGACCCACAACCTTGTAAAACTGAG gacCATATAGGATCTGCCATGTCTGAATACACTCCAGGCTCAGGATCCGAGTCGACCATGGTGAACCAAAGCGTTTTGTCTCCAGATAACAGCAGCTCACTGATGCTCAGCATCAGCACAATCGCTTCGGCTATCGAAAACGCTTCCATCAGCACTGACCCGTCCCAGCTGGCTGCTCTGATCTTAGGTCTGCCCAAGAAATCCAGGACCAGGAGTGGACCGGAGTCCGGCGCCACCCACAAACAGGCGCCCAACACGGATCATCAT ACCCCCCTTCAGCCAGATCAGAGCACAGTCACAGAGGTTCTGCAGAGGAGCATCTGTGTTGGAGAGACTAGCGCCTTCGACATGGAGAAATACTTGAAGACCAACGTGTCTGGCGGCAACGACTCATCTGACGCGCACACAACCTTTAACCTGAGCAGCTGGGCTGACGGTCACAGCAGCTGTCAGAAGAACCCCCTGTCAGGGTGTTCCAGTAGACAGGACCGAGCGACTCTGCAGTGTAACGCAGCAACAAACTGTGGCGGGCCTGACAGGAGTTCCGGGCCTCATTCGTCTCTCAGCTCTGCCAGACGGACAGTGGAGTCGAGACAGAATTCAGAACCGTTTTGTAAGAATAACAAAAGCTTACCCAGAGCCTCCCAAAGCTGGAGGAAGTCCCAGTCAGGCTTGCCTCTCAAAGCTCCGTCCTCCCCGACCCAGAGCTTGAGAAGTGCAGGTCAGGACCTGCAGGACGGACCCAGAGGTTCTGCAGAGATCACACCAGGGAATTTAACCACAACTCTACCTCAAAGCTCAGAGAAGCAGGCAGAGGTCTCAGGAGAGAGAGCTCAGCCTTCACAAGGTCCTCTACCTG GCATGCGGGGACATTTCCCTGAGCCAAGTGTGGAGGAGACTCAGAGCAACTTCAGGCCTTCCACCTCCCCTCTGACCCACTCTTCTCCCAGTCAGACCTTCATTCCCACTGCTGATACTGG TTTGCATTCTCCCTCCTCATCCAACGACAGGCTGGCAGACAGACGTCCAGGTCCTGACCTCTCACCTGAGTCAGTCTGTTCCAGCCCCAGTCTCAGCAGGCTCACGTACATCTCAGTAAACGACAGAACTGCTCTGCCCACACCTGAGCGGCAAAAG AGGGAATCCACCATGGGACTGAGCACCACCATCATCAGGTTCAGTCCTACCCCACCTGTGGAACCAGATCTACAGCCTAACCCAGCAAGAAGTCTTGATAACATGCAGCAGTCTAAAAGCCTGGACCCCCTACCGCCACTACAGGGCAAAAGCCCTGAGCTCCAACGCAGCAGCGCCCCTCTGAGCTGCACCCGCAGCCAGAGTGAATGTAGCTACCCTCCTGCTCCTGCGGATGTCATACCTGGATTCACAGGGCACAGGAACCTGCTGGACTCCAACAATAGGAAGTTGACTAAAGTGGACTCAGGCTACAGCAGCAACCTAAACATCCAGCATACCAtcagctctgcagctcctccaggaccCCAGCAGTGGGGAGCCGCCCCCTCTGCGTTGTCATCGCTGTACTCAAGGGGGCTCGGCATGCTGCCCCCTCCTTACACAGCAGAGGCCCTTCATTATGTCCACATCCCAGGTTTTAAGCCTCAGTGTCCAAGCATGGTGGATCTTCCCCACAAAGGAGATGTCCAGTCCATCCTCACCAGACGCTCCCTCGTCAGCTCGCCGCTACCTCTGCAGTTCCTGGGAGCTGATGCCCAGCTGCATTCTGGGGCTTTTCATATGGGACCGCCAGGAAACTGTCTTTACAACATGTCCTCTACAG GTTCTCTGGTGATTCCAAGACCTGCTGGACCTCATCCCCTCAGTTTACCCCATCAGAGTCGGCATGAAATGGGAATAATGGGGAAACCTTACAGCCATTATGGTGGAGAGCCTATGGTGACCGGTGGTCTTGAAGAACTGAGAG GCCAAGTTGTGGTACCAGAGGAGCTTCGCTTCCCTCACGCCTGCTGTGTTGGCATCGCCTCACAAACCTCTCTCAGCCTCTTCAACCCATCTGACAGGTGGCAGCAGGTCTCCATCACGGTCACCAGCCTGGCCATCGATGGAGAAAAG GTGGACAGCTTGCCTTACCAGTGGATGATGGTGAAAAACAAGACTATCATCGGTCCCAAGAGTACAGAGGAGCAGAAAGTGTTGCTCGTCCCTCCACAACCTGGAGTCTACCAGTGCATCCTCAGTGTTTGCTCCTGGCCAGCCTCGGCTGAGATGGAGCTGGCTACCAGAGCCAACATCTTTGCCAAACGGGTGGTGCTTATCGCAGTGGCAGAAAACCCAGCTTTAGCG ATCGAAGTTGGTGAATCTGGGTTTTTGGATTTTGGAGACTTGCCAGAAGGGAGCGCCAAATCTCTACCTCTCAGTCTGCTGAACAGAACCCACGCTACTGTACCCATCCGCCTGGTGATCAGTGCC AATGCCACAGCATGGCGATGCTTCACCTTTTCCAAAGACCCCGTTGGCATGACGCCCGAGGCGACACAGCAGGCTGCACACATGGCCCCGTTGGCCTCTCCCTCGGTCATGAATCATGTGATGCACGCCAACTACGGAGAG AACCCAGAAAGCTTCATGGTCTGGGTCCATTTCAAGGCTCCTCAGAAGTTCAGAACTTCTTCAG AAGCCCTGGGTCCAGCTGATGAGTACAGCGCTCGTGTGGACATTGAAATGGACTCTCCAGGTCCCAGTCACATCATTAGGAGTATCCCTCTGAAGGCCAAGTCTGGAACTGCAAGAGTCCATGCGCCTAAAGATCTGCAG acTGTGAGCCTTTTTGCGCCTTTGGGTAAATGTAGTGAACAGACTCTGCCATTAAAGAATGCAGGAAACATTGATGTTCGGCTGAAACTGAAG aTCAGTGACAACAGTGATAGCTTTTCGGTGACGCCCGATGAACTGTGCCTGAGAGTGGCAGAAGAACAAGGTGTCGTTTTATCATTTAAAGCACAAAGCAACAGGAAGTGTAAAGAAAG CCTTCTCACGGTGTTGGTGCTGCCGTCGGGCCCTCAGTACGAGGTGACGCTGAAAGGAGAAGTAGTCCCTTTTGACTCCGGTTACCCAGCGGCTCCCTCTGCTCCTGTCTGCGGGCCCTCGCTGACCAGTGACATCCCACCAATCCTCTCCAATAAGCAGTTTGTGGCCTGGGGAGGGGTCACCCTGGGACGAGCTGT ccAACAGAAGCTGGTTCTAAGAAACAACTCCACCAGCACCACACAGCAGCTGCGTTTGCTCATCCGTGGTCAGGACCAAGACTGTTTTCAG CTCCAGAGTTTGTTCAGCCCTGAGGAGTGTCTGACCCACCATGGAGAGCTGTCCATTCGGCCCCGGGAAGATGTATCCGTCCATCTGCTCTTTGCTCCTACCAGGGTGGCCTGCATGTTGGCCAAGCTGGAAATTAAACAGTCTGGAGTCCGCTCATCACAACCAGGAGTTAAATTCATT ATTCCACTGTCGGGCTACGGCGGCACCAGCAATATTGTCCTGGAAGACCAGAGGAAGCACGGCGACGGCTACGTTGCGACGCTGCCCGACGTCGCTGTCGGCTGTGTCAGcaaagtgtgtctgtgtgtgaggaACACGGGCTCCAGAGCTGCCTTTGTTAAAGCCGTGGCCTTCTCTGACATCCAGAGCAGGTCGATTATGCATTCCTCCGCAATGAGCCTGGCCCCGTCACAATTCGTCCTGAAGGAACGGACTCAAGAG GTGATCACTGTTCTAATGAAGTCCAGCCACAGAGAGACAGGACTGTGTGAGTCAGCCAGTAGCCCGTTGGCCACAGTCTGCCTCTTTTGTGGAGATGAGGTCTCCAGGCAGCAGTACAGGAG GTTGCTGGAGTGCAAACCAGAGGCTGGGAGGAAAGCTCTGTCTGAGAACAGTCTGCTCAAGAACATAGACTTCACCGAAACGTTCCTGGGGGAAGAGAGGGTTAACGAAG CCTACGACCTGCCCTTGCGGCCTAACGAGGCCCACATCTTCTACAGCAACACAAGTAAAGTGTTGGTGTCGTTGCTAGGAATAATAAAGAGTGCAGACAGTGAGGAGAGCAAACACGACAAACCTCAGCTGCCCTCTGACGGCCACTGCTTCCAGGCAGACGG tggtTTTCCTCATGGCAGTGTGTCCCTGGATGTGCTGCCAGTGAAAGGTCCTCAGGGTCCATCACTGAAAGTCACAGGATCCTCTTCTAAG GCTCCAGACTCGCAGCACACACAGTCCGAGTCGTGGATCATCCACCCACAGCAGCTCGTCCTCACAGCTCCCACCATCA ATGGTCCGTCTAGTACCAGCCAAGTTCAGATCCAAAACAACACTTCTGGagagctgaactttgacctttcgTGGCCAGCTCACTGCCTCACTATCACCCCACAGCACGGAGTCATTGAGCCTCA AAGCCAGCTGCAGATTTTGATCAGCCCCAACCCCTCACTAGCCACTAAATCTGCCCTGCTGCCATGGAGCGGACAGATTTATGTCCAGTGTGACGGACAGCAGAAG TTCATTAAGGTCCAGATTCGCAGGGACCTGGCTCTGGATGtgtctgcagctccagcagatGCGTCTCTGTCGGCCCTGCCTGCTCAGGCTGCTACTCCTGTGCTGCCTGTTCCCCGACTCGGCAACAAGCCGCCGACATCAGCTCCTGACctggtggaaataaaaaacaagacaatcACCTTTCCTGCCACACTCTCAGGGGAAACTTCAG AGGCCCAGCTGGAGGTGCAGAACGGTGAAGTGGAAGTCAGGTGGTACCTGTCTTCATTCGCTCCTCCATATGTTAAG GGAGTTGATGCCAGTGAAGATGTTTACCGGGCCACATACACCGCCTTCAGATGTTCCAGGCTCTCTGGAGCCCTGGGGGCTCATGAGAAGATACAG gTGCCTGTTGCCTTCCTCCCAAGAGACAGAGGGACTTATGTCCAGTTCTGGGACATGGAGTGCCACCCCGTGTCTGAGCCCCAGCAGAAATCCAGAATCCGCTTTCAGCTCTCTGGCACT GGTGTAAAATCTGGGCCGATGGTGTTACCCCAAGAAGGAAATTGCTCCCTGGTGAGGACCGAAGCCATGGTGAAGAGCAACAAGAGAGCTGATTCGTCAGCAAGCAAAGCTGG CCAGGAGGAGGTGGTGCGGCGGGGTGTTTATTCCCCTCAGGATCTGTATACCTTCCCACACACTCGGCTGGGGGAGTCCAGCACGCTGAAGGTCAACATCCGGAACAACTCCTCCGACAGGCATGAG CTGAGATTTATAAAACCTAAGGAGCCCTTCCACATGAAGCATTTTGAGTATTCTCTAAG ATCACAGCATTACGTGAAGCTACCAGTCCAATTCAAGCCCACTACAGCCGGCAAACACACCGGCTTGCTGCTCATCCAATCAGAATCAAGTGGAAATCTGGTTGTCCAGCTGAGTGGTGAAGCATTTCTTTGA